A genomic segment from Glycine soja cultivar W05 chromosome 18, ASM419377v2, whole genome shotgun sequence encodes:
- the LOC114396172 gene encoding purple acid phosphatase 15-like — MKSLTFAFFFSFIPMHLSISTHFASCHCTPEMGWVIVCMLFSLSCVIVDGGVPTTLDGPFKPVTVPLDQSFRGNAVDLTDTDPLVQRTVEGFQPEQISLSLSASHDSVWISWITGEFQIGDNIEPLDPETVASIVQYGRFGRSMRHQATGYSLVYSQLYPFEGLQNYTSGIIHHVRLTGLRPNTLYQYKCGDPSLSGMSDVHYFRTMPASGPKSYPSRIAVVGDLGLTYNTTSTVNHMTSNHPDLILLVGDVSCANLYLTNGTGADCYSCSFPNTPIHETYQPRWDYWGRYMQPLISSVPIMVIEGNHEIEEQAENQTFVAYSSRFAFPSEESGSSSTFYYSFNAGGIHFIMLGAYISYDKSGDQYKWLERDLASVDREVTPWLIATWHAPWYSTYKAHYREAECMRVEMEDLLYKYGVDIVFNGHVHAYERSNRVYNYTLDPCGPVYITVGDGGNREKMAITHADEPGQCPEPSTTPDDYMGGFCAFNFTSGPAEGNFCWDRQPDYSAFRESSFGHGILEVKNETHALWIWHRNQDFYGSAGDEIYIVREPQNCPPIKPEEGAKIFNFKMH, encoded by the exons ATGAAATCTTTgacttttgccttttttttttcctttatcccAATGCATTTAAGCATCTCAACTCATTTTGCTAGCTGTCATTGCACTCCTGAAATGGGTTGGGTTATAGTGTGTATGTTGTTTTCTCTAAGTTGTGTCATTGTTGATGGCGGAGTTCCAACAACTCTGGATGGACCCTTCAAGCCTGTGACCGTTCCTCTTGATCAGAGCTTCCGAGGAAACGCCGTGGACCTGACAGATACAGATCCTCTGGTTCAAAGAACCGTTGAAGGGTTCCAGCCagaacaaatctctctctcactctctgcTTCTCATGATTCTGTTTGGATTTCTTGGATTACAG GGGAATTCCAAATTGGGGACAATATAGAACCCTTAGATCCTGAAACTGTTGCTAGCATAGTTCAATATGGAAGGTTCGGAAGGTCCATGAGACACCAAGCAACGGGTTATTCCCTCGTTTACAGTCAACTTTATCCTTTTGAAGGCCTTCAGAACTACACCTCTGGAATTATACATCATGTTCGTCTCACAG GATTGAGACCCAACACACTATATCAATATAAATGTGGAGATCCTTCTTTGTCAGGAATGAGTGACGTTCATTATTTCAGGACTATGCCAGCTTCAGGCCCCAAGAGCTACCCTAGCAGAATAGCAGTGGTTGGAGACTTGGGTCTTACATACAATACCACATCCACTGTTAATCATATGACCAGTAACCATCCTGATCTTATTCTGTTGGTTGGAGATGTTAGCTGTGCCAACCTCTATCTTACTAATGGCACTGGGGCAGACTGCTACTCTTGCTCATTTCCTAACACTCCCATCCATGAAACCTATCAGCCTCGTTGGGATTATTGGGGAAG GTACATGCAGCCTCTGATTTCTAGTGTCCCAATAATGGTAATAGAAGGGAATCATGAGATAGAAGAACAAGCTGAAAACCAGACATTTGTTGCTTATAGTTCTCGATTTGCATTCCCATCAGAAGAGAGTGGATCATCATCCACTTTCTATTATTCTTTCAATGCTGGGGGGATACATTTTATAATGCTGGGGGCCTACATATCCTATGACAAATCAG GGGACCAGTACAAGTGGTTGGAGAGAGACTTGGCTTCTGTTGACAGGGAAGTAACTCCGTGGTTGATAGCTACATGGCATGCACCTTGGTATAGCACCTACAAGGCTCATTATAGAGAAGCAGAGTGTATGAGGGTGGAGATGGAAgacttattatataaatatggcGTTGACATTGTCTTCAATGGACAT GTTCATGCGTATGAGAGATCAAACAGGGTATACAACTACACATTGGATccttgtggtcctgtttatatCACGGTTGGAGACGGTGGTAACAGGGAAAAGATGGCAATCACACATGCTGATGAACCTGGACAGTGTCCAGAACCATCAACTACACCAGATGACTATATGGGTGGCTTCTGTGCCTTTAATTTTACTTCCGGTCCAGCAGAAGGTAACTTCTGTTGGGACCGACAGCCTGATTATAGTGCTTTCAGAGAAAGTAGCTTCGGTCATGGCATTCTAGAG GTGAAAAATGAAACCCATGCACTGTGGATTTGGCATCGCAATCAAGACTTTTATGGCAGTGCTGGAGATGAGATTTACATTGTTAGGGAACCTCAAAACTGCCCACCAATCAAGCCAGAG gAGGGTGctaaaatatttaacttcaagATGCATTAA
- the LOC114396171 gene encoding protein transport protein SEC23: MDLVELEAVEGLRWAWNSWAADGTNMIIPLSIMCTPLMLLNSEVPLLPYDPLLCSRCGAVLNPYARLDYQSRIWHCPFCSLRNPFPRPIADTNLPAELFPTYSTVEYSSPSPSPPPPPPAFVFLLDLSTPQDELPPLKNQLLHLLHHLPDHSLVSLITFDSMVYLHHLSSSHFSSLLVFHGNRHLSSNQIRHFLNPHRHQAFLLPISECQFSITTAIEEIHSTSNSTISASRPPRCTGSAISVALGLLESCPINTGSRILVFTSGPATLGPGIVVDSDRRQPIRTHHHIFNAQATHYAKSSAFYNQLSKRLSGASVVLDLFACSLDQVGAAELRGPVEHSGGFIVLSESFDSDQFKNCLRQMFRCDDQGHLRMNFDATIEIVTTKDVKICGALGPCVSLERNNCLVSEAEVGEGGTSVWKLNTLTHKTCIAFFFQVNQEQKMKIQPGSAFLIQFITRYRQGNMIRKRVTTAARRWVASHSADIGAGFDQEAAAAVMARLAILRAETCHARDVIRWLDDTLIRFTSKFGDYVPEDPSSFRLSSNFSLYPQFMYHLRRSQFIDVSNTTPDETAFFRLVLNREGVVGSLIMIQPTLFQYSFDGPPVPVLLDIRSISPDFILLFDSFFCVVIHYGSKIAQWRKLGYDKDPNHESLRKLLEAPELDAEQLVADRLPVPRIIRCDQHSSQARFLLAKLNPSVTQNSTYTEGSDIIFTDDLSLEVFLDQLQVLAVQS; the protein is encoded by the coding sequence ATGGATTTGGTTGAATTGGAGGCGGTGGAAGGGCTCCGATGGGCGTGGAATTCGTGGGCGGCGGATGGGACAAATATGATAATCCCACTGAGCATAATGTGCACACCCTTGATGTTGTTGAACAGTGAGGTCCCTCTTCTCCCTTACGACCCTCTCCTCTGCTCCCGATGCGGCGCCGTTTTGAACCCCTACGCACGCCTCGACTACCAGTCCCGCATCTGGCACTGCCCCTTCTGCTCCCTACGCAACCCCTTCCCCCGCCCCATCGCCGACACCAACCTCCCCGCCGAACTCTTCCCCACCTACAGCACCGTCGAGTACTcgtctccctctccctctcccccTCCCCCTCCCCCTGCCTTCGTCTTTCTCCTCGATCTCTCCACTCCCCAAGACGAACTTCCTCCCCTCAAGAACCAGCTCCTCCACCTCCTCCACCACTTGCCCGACCACTCCCTCGTCTCTCTCATCACCTTCGACTCCATGGTCTATCTCCACCATCTCTCTTCTTCCCACTTTTCCTCTCTCCTCGTCTTTCACGGCAACCGCCATCTCTCCTCCAATCAGATCCGCCACTTCCTTAACCCCCACCGCCACCAGGCTTTTCTTTTGCCTATTTCCGAATGCCAATTCTCCATCACTACTGCCATTGAAGAGATCCATTCTACATCCAACTCCACCATCTCCGCCTCTCGCCCTCCCAGGTGCACCGGCTCTGCAATCTCCGTCGCCCTTGGTCTTTTGGAGTCTTGCCCCATCAATACAGGCTCCAGGATCTTGGTCTTCACCTCTGGACCTGCTACTCTGGGACCCGGAATCGTTGTCGATTCTGATCGCCGCCAACCCATCAGAACCCACCATCACATCTTCAACGCCCAAGCAACACACTATGCTAAGTCTTCCGCTTTCTATAATCAACTCTCCAAGAGGCTATCCGGTGCATCTGTTGTTCTCGATCTCTTTGCCTGTTCCCTTGATCAAGTTGGGGCAGCCGAGCTCCGAGGACCCGTTGAGCACTCCGGTGGATTCATCGTTCTCTCTGAGTCTTTTGATTCCGATCAGTTCAAGAATTGTCTGAGGCAGATGTTCAGATGTGATGACCAGGGCCACTTGAGAATGAATTTTGATGCGACTATTGAAATAGTCACCACCAAAGACGTGAAAATCTGTGGAGCGCTTGGTCCTTGTGTGTCCCTTGAGAGAAACAACTGTTTGGTGAGCGAGGCTGAGGTTGGAGAAGGTGGCACCTCTGTCTGGAAGTTAAACACGCTCACCCACAAAACTTGCATTGCGTTTTTCTTCCAAGTGAATCAGgagcagaaaatgaaaattcaacCGGGCTCTGCATTTTTAATCCAGTTTATAACGCGATACAGGCAGGGAAACATGATCCGGAAAAGAGTGACGACTGCTGCAAGGCGATGGGTTGCAAGCCATTCGGCAGATATTGGTGCCGGGTTTGATCAAGAAGCCGCAGCTGCAGTCATGGCAAGACTTGCCATTCTCCGGGCAGAAACATGCCATGCCCGTGATGTCATTAGATGGCTGGATGACACGCTTATACGTTTCACTTCCAAGTTTGGGGACTATGTCCCTGAAGATCCATCCTCTTTCCGCCTATCCTCCAACTTCTCCCTTTATCCCCAGTTTATGTACCACCTGAGGCGATCTCAATTCATTGATGTCTCTAACACTACTCCGGATGAAACTGCATTCTTCCGCCTCGTGCTCAATCGCGAGGGAGTAGTAGGATCCCTTATAATGATTCAACCCACACTTTTCCAATATTCGTTTGATGGCCCACCGGTGCCAGTGCTGCTAGATATTCGTTCCATTTCTCCAGATTTTATCTTGCTCTTTGATTCTTTCTTCTGTGTGGTGATTCATTATGGGTCCAAGATTGCCCAGTGGAGGAAGCTGGGTTATGATAAGGACCCCAATCACGAAAGCTTGAGAAAGCTGTTGGAAGCCCCAGAACTGGATGCAGAGCAATTGGTTGCTGACCGCCTTCCAGTGCCAAGGATTATAAGATGTGACCAGCATAGTAGTCAGGCTAGATTTCTTCTTGCCAAGTTGAATCCATCTGTTACTCAAAATTCAACCTACACAGAGGGTTCCGACATTATATTTACCGATGACCTCAGCTTGGAAGTTTTTCTGGATCAGTTGCAGGTGCTGGCAGTGCAAAGCTAA
- the LOC114397464 gene encoding TBC domain-containing protein C1952.17c-like isoform X2, which translates to MKKKKQVPEWMNSSLWSTPSDPPASVSVREEPPTIPTNQNASPPLSSSSSVSSPTATADDISRHAQAQVQLLAELSRKVIDMRELRRVVASQGISDAGALRPTLWKLLLGYLPPDRSLWSSELAKKRSQYKNFKDDLLTNPSEITRRMYNSNSAALGIDDAKSHTQTRLLLSRSRITHQDHPLSLVKTSIWNQFFQDTEIIDQIDRDVNRTHPDIHFFSGDSLFAKSNQEALKTILIVFAKLNSGIRYFQGMNEVLAPLFYVFKNDPDEENEAFAEADTFFCFVELLSRFQDNFCQQLDNSIVGIRSTITRLSQLLKEHDEELWRHLEVTTKVNPQFYAFRWIILLLTQEFNFADILHIWDVILSDPEGPQTNIYYFVGAISPMVLYMNPPMLAFYGIPLERKYD; encoded by the exons atgaagaaaaagaagcagGTGCCGGAGTGGATGAACAGTTCTCTGTGGTCCACCCCCTCCGACCCTCCTGCTTCTGTTTCTGTTAGAGAAGAACCCCCGACAATCCCAACCAATCAGAATGCCTCTCctcctctttcttcttcttcatccgtTTCTTCTCCTACTGCTACTGCCGATGACATCTCCCGGCATGCTCAGGCTCAGGTTCAGTTGTTGGCCGAG TTGTCTAGGAAGGTGATAGACATGCGCGAGTTGAGGAGAGTCGTCGCTTCTCAAGGAATATCTGATGCTGGTGCTTTGCGCCCCACGCTCTGGAAG CTTTTGCTTGGATATCTTCCGCCCGATCGTTCCCTTTGGTCCTCTGAATTAGCCAAAAAGAGGTCCCAGtacaaaaatttcaaagacGACCTCCTCACGAATCCT TCAGAAATCACGAGGAGGATGTACAACTCCAACTCTGCTGCTCTTGGTATCGATGATGCAAAATCTCATACTCAGACTAGGCTCTTGCTTTCTAGATCACGTATCACTCATCAGGACCACCCTTTGAGTCTTGTCAAGACCAGCATATGGAATCAGTTCTTCCAG GACACAGAGATCATAGACCAGATTGACCGAGATGTCAATCGTACTCATCCAGATATACACTTCTTCTCTGGTGATTCTCTTTTTGCAAAATCTAATCAG GAGGCTTTAAAGACcatattaattgtttttgcaAAGTTGAACTCGGGTATAAGATATTTTCAAGGGATGAATGAAGTATTGGCTCCTCTCTTCTATGTGTTCAAAAATGACCCTGACGAGGAAAATGAA GCCTTTGCTGAAGCAGACacattcttttgttttgttgagctgttgaGTAGGTTCCAAGATAATTTTTGTCAACAACTTGACAATAGTATTGTTGGAATCCGTTCCACTATTACAAGATTGTCCCAGCTTTTAAAAGAACATGATGAAGAACTGTGGCGTCATCTTGAGGTCACCACTAAG GTTAATCCCCAATTCTATGCATTTAGGTGGATTATTCTCCTATTGACACAGGAATTTAATTTTGCCGACATCCTTCATATTTGGGACGTCATTTTAAGTGATCCAGAGGGTCCACAG ACAAACATTTACTATTTTGTGGGGGCAATTTCCCCCATGGTGCTGTACATGAATCCGCCCATGCTTGCATTTTATGGGATCCCATTGGAAAGGAAATATGATTAG
- the LOC114397464 gene encoding TBC domain-containing protein C1952.17c-like isoform X3 has product MKKKKQVPEWMNSSLWSTPSDPPASVSVREEPPTIPTNQNASPPLSSSSSVSSPTATADDISRHAQAQVQLLAELSRKVIDMRELRRVVASQGISDAGALRPTLWKLLLGYLPPDRSLWSSELAKKRSQYKNFKDDLLTNPSEITRRMYNSNSAALGIDDAKSHTQTRLLLSRSRITHQDHPLSLVKTSIWNQFFQDTEIIDQIDRDVNRTHPDIHFFSGDSLFAKSNQEALKTILIVFAKLNSGIRYFQGMNEVLAPLFYVFKNDPDEENEAFAEADTFFCFVELLSRFQDNFCQQLDNSIVGIRSTITRLSQLLKEHDEELWRHLEVTTKVNPQFYAFRWIILLLTQEFNFADILHIWDVILSDPEGPQAA; this is encoded by the exons atgaagaaaaagaagcagGTGCCGGAGTGGATGAACAGTTCTCTGTGGTCCACCCCCTCCGACCCTCCTGCTTCTGTTTCTGTTAGAGAAGAACCCCCGACAATCCCAACCAATCAGAATGCCTCTCctcctctttcttcttcttcatccgtTTCTTCTCCTACTGCTACTGCCGATGACATCTCCCGGCATGCTCAGGCTCAGGTTCAGTTGTTGGCCGAG TTGTCTAGGAAGGTGATAGACATGCGCGAGTTGAGGAGAGTCGTCGCTTCTCAAGGAATATCTGATGCTGGTGCTTTGCGCCCCACGCTCTGGAAG CTTTTGCTTGGATATCTTCCGCCCGATCGTTCCCTTTGGTCCTCTGAATTAGCCAAAAAGAGGTCCCAGtacaaaaatttcaaagacGACCTCCTCACGAATCCT TCAGAAATCACGAGGAGGATGTACAACTCCAACTCTGCTGCTCTTGGTATCGATGATGCAAAATCTCATACTCAGACTAGGCTCTTGCTTTCTAGATCACGTATCACTCATCAGGACCACCCTTTGAGTCTTGTCAAGACCAGCATATGGAATCAGTTCTTCCAG GACACAGAGATCATAGACCAGATTGACCGAGATGTCAATCGTACTCATCCAGATATACACTTCTTCTCTGGTGATTCTCTTTTTGCAAAATCTAATCAG GAGGCTTTAAAGACcatattaattgtttttgcaAAGTTGAACTCGGGTATAAGATATTTTCAAGGGATGAATGAAGTATTGGCTCCTCTCTTCTATGTGTTCAAAAATGACCCTGACGAGGAAAATGAA GCCTTTGCTGAAGCAGACacattcttttgttttgttgagctgttgaGTAGGTTCCAAGATAATTTTTGTCAACAACTTGACAATAGTATTGTTGGAATCCGTTCCACTATTACAAGATTGTCCCAGCTTTTAAAAGAACATGATGAAGAACTGTGGCGTCATCTTGAGGTCACCACTAAG GTTAATCCCCAATTCTATGCATTTAGGTGGATTATTCTCCTATTGACACAGGAATTTAATTTTGCCGACATCCTTCATATTTGGGACGTCATTTTAAGTGATCCAGAGGGTCCACAG GCAGCGTGA
- the LOC114397464 gene encoding TBC1 domain family member 13-like isoform X1, translated as MKKKKQVPEWMNSSLWSTPSDPPASVSVREEPPTIPTNQNASPPLSSSSSVSSPTATADDISRHAQAQVQLLAELSRKVIDMRELRRVVASQGISDAGALRPTLWKLLLGYLPPDRSLWSSELAKKRSQYKNFKDDLLTNPSEITRRMYNSNSAALGIDDAKSHTQTRLLLSRSRITHQDHPLSLVKTSIWNQFFQDTEIIDQIDRDVNRTHPDIHFFSGDSLFAKSNQEALKTILIVFAKLNSGIRYFQGMNEVLAPLFYVFKNDPDEENEAFAEADTFFCFVELLSRFQDNFCQQLDNSIVGIRSTITRLSQLLKEHDEELWRHLEVTTKVNPQFYAFRWIILLLTQEFNFADILHIWDVILSDPEGPQETLLRICCAMLILVRRRLLAGDFTSNLKMLQSYPSTNISHLLQVADKLHVQSV; from the exons atgaagaaaaagaagcagGTGCCGGAGTGGATGAACAGTTCTCTGTGGTCCACCCCCTCCGACCCTCCTGCTTCTGTTTCTGTTAGAGAAGAACCCCCGACAATCCCAACCAATCAGAATGCCTCTCctcctctttcttcttcttcatccgtTTCTTCTCCTACTGCTACTGCCGATGACATCTCCCGGCATGCTCAGGCTCAGGTTCAGTTGTTGGCCGAG TTGTCTAGGAAGGTGATAGACATGCGCGAGTTGAGGAGAGTCGTCGCTTCTCAAGGAATATCTGATGCTGGTGCTTTGCGCCCCACGCTCTGGAAG CTTTTGCTTGGATATCTTCCGCCCGATCGTTCCCTTTGGTCCTCTGAATTAGCCAAAAAGAGGTCCCAGtacaaaaatttcaaagacGACCTCCTCACGAATCCT TCAGAAATCACGAGGAGGATGTACAACTCCAACTCTGCTGCTCTTGGTATCGATGATGCAAAATCTCATACTCAGACTAGGCTCTTGCTTTCTAGATCACGTATCACTCATCAGGACCACCCTTTGAGTCTTGTCAAGACCAGCATATGGAATCAGTTCTTCCAG GACACAGAGATCATAGACCAGATTGACCGAGATGTCAATCGTACTCATCCAGATATACACTTCTTCTCTGGTGATTCTCTTTTTGCAAAATCTAATCAG GAGGCTTTAAAGACcatattaattgtttttgcaAAGTTGAACTCGGGTATAAGATATTTTCAAGGGATGAATGAAGTATTGGCTCCTCTCTTCTATGTGTTCAAAAATGACCCTGACGAGGAAAATGAA GCCTTTGCTGAAGCAGACacattcttttgttttgttgagctgttgaGTAGGTTCCAAGATAATTTTTGTCAACAACTTGACAATAGTATTGTTGGAATCCGTTCCACTATTACAAGATTGTCCCAGCTTTTAAAAGAACATGATGAAGAACTGTGGCGTCATCTTGAGGTCACCACTAAG GTTAATCCCCAATTCTATGCATTTAGGTGGATTATTCTCCTATTGACACAGGAATTTAATTTTGCCGACATCCTTCATATTTGGGACGTCATTTTAAGTGATCCAGAGGGTCCACAG GAGACACTTCTCAGAATATGCTGTGCAATGCTAATTCTCGTTCGTAGACGCCTTCTAGCGGGTGATTTCACTTCTAACCTCAAGATGCTGCAAAGTTATCCCTCTACAAACATTAGTCATTTGCTCCAAGTAGCAGATAAGTTACATGTACAGTCAGTCTAA
- the LOC114397464 gene encoding TBC1 domain family member 13-like isoform X4 yields the protein MLRLRFSCWPRKVIDMRELRRVVASQGISDAGALRPTLWKLLLGYLPPDRSLWSSELAKKRSQYKNFKDDLLTNPSEITRRMYNSNSAALGIDDAKSHTQTRLLLSRSRITHQDHPLSLVKTSIWNQFFQDTEIIDQIDRDVNRTHPDIHFFSGDSLFAKSNQEALKTILIVFAKLNSGIRYFQGMNEVLAPLFYVFKNDPDEENEAFAEADTFFCFVELLSRFQDNFCQQLDNSIVGIRSTITRLSQLLKEHDEELWRHLEVTTKVNPQFYAFRWIILLLTQEFNFADILHIWDVILSDPEGPQETLLRICCAMLILVRRRLLAGDFTSNLKMLQSYPSTNISHLLQVADKLHVQSV from the exons ATGCTCAGGCTCAGGTTCAGTTGTTGGCCGAG GAAGGTGATAGACATGCGCGAGTTGAGGAGAGTCGTCGCTTCTCAAGGAATATCTGATGCTGGTGCTTTGCGCCCCACGCTCTGGAAG CTTTTGCTTGGATATCTTCCGCCCGATCGTTCCCTTTGGTCCTCTGAATTAGCCAAAAAGAGGTCCCAGtacaaaaatttcaaagacGACCTCCTCACGAATCCT TCAGAAATCACGAGGAGGATGTACAACTCCAACTCTGCTGCTCTTGGTATCGATGATGCAAAATCTCATACTCAGACTAGGCTCTTGCTTTCTAGATCACGTATCACTCATCAGGACCACCCTTTGAGTCTTGTCAAGACCAGCATATGGAATCAGTTCTTCCAG GACACAGAGATCATAGACCAGATTGACCGAGATGTCAATCGTACTCATCCAGATATACACTTCTTCTCTGGTGATTCTCTTTTTGCAAAATCTAATCAG GAGGCTTTAAAGACcatattaattgtttttgcaAAGTTGAACTCGGGTATAAGATATTTTCAAGGGATGAATGAAGTATTGGCTCCTCTCTTCTATGTGTTCAAAAATGACCCTGACGAGGAAAATGAA GCCTTTGCTGAAGCAGACacattcttttgttttgttgagctgttgaGTAGGTTCCAAGATAATTTTTGTCAACAACTTGACAATAGTATTGTTGGAATCCGTTCCACTATTACAAGATTGTCCCAGCTTTTAAAAGAACATGATGAAGAACTGTGGCGTCATCTTGAGGTCACCACTAAG GTTAATCCCCAATTCTATGCATTTAGGTGGATTATTCTCCTATTGACACAGGAATTTAATTTTGCCGACATCCTTCATATTTGGGACGTCATTTTAAGTGATCCAGAGGGTCCACAG GAGACACTTCTCAGAATATGCTGTGCAATGCTAATTCTCGTTCGTAGACGCCTTCTAGCGGGTGATTTCACTTCTAACCTCAAGATGCTGCAAAGTTATCCCTCTACAAACATTAGTCATTTGCTCCAAGTAGCAGATAAGTTACATGTACAGTCAGTCTAA
- the LOC114397464 gene encoding TBC1 domain family member 13-like isoform X5, translated as MLVLCAPRSGRYLCRLIYPFQLNTNNTISPLQLLLGYLPPDRSLWSSELAKKRSQYKNFKDDLLTNPSEITRRMYNSNSAALGIDDAKSHTQTRLLLSRSRITHQDHPLSLVKTSIWNQFFQDTEIIDQIDRDVNRTHPDIHFFSGDSLFAKSNQEALKTILIVFAKLNSGIRYFQGMNEVLAPLFYVFKNDPDEENEAFAEADTFFCFVELLSRFQDNFCQQLDNSIVGIRSTITRLSQLLKEHDEELWRHLEVTTKVNPQFYAFRWIILLLTQEFNFADILHIWDVILSDPEGPQETLLRICCAMLILVRRRLLAGDFTSNLKMLQSYPSTNISHLLQVADKLHVQSV; from the exons ATGCTGGTGCTTTGCGCCCCACGCTCTGGAAGGTACCTTTGCAGATTAATTTATCCTTTCCAATTAAACACAAACAATACAATTTCACCTTTGCAGCTTTTGCTTGGATATCTTCCGCCCGATCGTTCCCTTTGGTCCTCTGAATTAGCCAAAAAGAGGTCCCAGtacaaaaatttcaaagacGACCTCCTCACGAATCCT TCAGAAATCACGAGGAGGATGTACAACTCCAACTCTGCTGCTCTTGGTATCGATGATGCAAAATCTCATACTCAGACTAGGCTCTTGCTTTCTAGATCACGTATCACTCATCAGGACCACCCTTTGAGTCTTGTCAAGACCAGCATATGGAATCAGTTCTTCCAG GACACAGAGATCATAGACCAGATTGACCGAGATGTCAATCGTACTCATCCAGATATACACTTCTTCTCTGGTGATTCTCTTTTTGCAAAATCTAATCAG GAGGCTTTAAAGACcatattaattgtttttgcaAAGTTGAACTCGGGTATAAGATATTTTCAAGGGATGAATGAAGTATTGGCTCCTCTCTTCTATGTGTTCAAAAATGACCCTGACGAGGAAAATGAA GCCTTTGCTGAAGCAGACacattcttttgttttgttgagctgttgaGTAGGTTCCAAGATAATTTTTGTCAACAACTTGACAATAGTATTGTTGGAATCCGTTCCACTATTACAAGATTGTCCCAGCTTTTAAAAGAACATGATGAAGAACTGTGGCGTCATCTTGAGGTCACCACTAAG GTTAATCCCCAATTCTATGCATTTAGGTGGATTATTCTCCTATTGACACAGGAATTTAATTTTGCCGACATCCTTCATATTTGGGACGTCATTTTAAGTGATCCAGAGGGTCCACAG GAGACACTTCTCAGAATATGCTGTGCAATGCTAATTCTCGTTCGTAGACGCCTTCTAGCGGGTGATTTCACTTCTAACCTCAAGATGCTGCAAAGTTATCCCTCTACAAACATTAGTCATTTGCTCCAAGTAGCAGATAAGTTACATGTACAGTCAGTCTAA